A single genomic interval of Bradyrhizobium japonicum USDA 6 harbors:
- the cobN gene encoding cobaltochelatase subunit CobN: MHVVFRESRGLEETATPRDIGQDPADLVVLSYSDSDLAAFAAGWRRGRSSLPSLRLANLAELRHPLSVDTYIERTLSQARGILVRLIGGESYWPYGLAALQQLAKDRNIVLAVLPADGRDDTRLDAYSTLPVSTLRRLKVLCDTGGPVAAQAAIAQLALASGLYAGPVVGEMNLPEMGFYEPARGVIAAPMAGEGRPLALVTFYRSYLTAADTGPVDALIAALRERGFDAYGVFVTSLKAPGVADWLRAYFATNPPAAIVNATAFSAMGDDGTTPFDAASCPVFQVALSSARREDWAESLRGLSPGDLAMHVVLPEVDGRLFAGVVSFKSAAERDPDLQFSHLAHRPDEERVKAVAARVAARRRLAETPAAGKRVALVLSNYPGRPHQIAHAVGLDALASVEALLSDLGEAGFDVAPVQALGETLLKQQLTWSVADYRAALSRLPQALQDDLAQAWGAPEDDPGCRDGAFQFAAIASGRSVIAVQPERGDAATREADYHDLARTPRHAYVAFYLWLRRQAIDAVVHMGAHGTLEWLPGKSVALSSACWPEALIGDLPVIYPFIVNDPGEAAQAKRRIGAVTIGHLPPPLEQSAVPEGLRRLERLLDEYSTADGLDPARRQRLIVAIRDEARTAGLEDDLGLDAAAAPAEAIPRIDRFVCDLKESQFGDGLHVFGRGACGDAERDALRAALAGRRVAPGPSGSPYRGRQDVLPTGRNLFAVDPRAVPTPSAHAQGIKLAEELLRRHLQDHGDWPKGLVVDLWGSATMRTAGEEFAMALHLAGLAPRWDHASGRVTGYDIIAPAELGRPRIDVTLRVSGLFRDVFSGLAQLFEAAAEALALREDEGDENPYRHRASRVFAPRPGQYGVGLSAIPDAFTAETRDAAGEAWLSASSWAFSADGAMQPDRAGIETRLASADAFVHVQDLPETDLLLAADYAAHEAGIAAAAAHLGAAGPSLYHLDTARPEQPHARTLTEEISRVVRARAANPAWIAGMMRHGFRGAAEITATLEHMAAFAHLAGAVPPHLFDLYYDATLGDADVRAFMARENPAALAAMETCFTRLHEASLWRTRRNSIAAALKEAS, from the coding sequence ATGCACGTCGTCTTCCGCGAGAGCCGCGGTCTCGAGGAGACCGCGACGCCAAGGGACATCGGCCAGGACCCGGCCGATCTCGTGGTGCTCTCGTACTCGGATTCCGACCTTGCGGCGTTCGCGGCCGGCTGGCGGCGCGGCCGCAGCAGCCTGCCGTCGCTGCGGCTCGCCAATCTCGCCGAGCTGCGTCATCCGTTGTCGGTCGACACCTATATCGAGCGCACGCTGTCGCAGGCACGCGGCATTCTGGTGCGCCTGATCGGCGGTGAGTCCTATTGGCCGTACGGGCTCGCGGCCCTGCAGCAGCTCGCGAAGGACCGCAACATTGTGCTGGCCGTGCTGCCGGCCGACGGCCGCGACGACACGCGGCTCGATGCCTATTCGACCCTGCCGGTTTCGACGCTGCGCCGGCTCAAGGTGCTCTGCGATACCGGGGGTCCCGTTGCCGCCCAGGCCGCGATCGCGCAGCTCGCGCTGGCCTCGGGCCTTTACGCGGGCCCGGTCGTCGGCGAGATGAACCTGCCCGAGATGGGCTTTTACGAGCCCGCGCGTGGCGTCATCGCTGCGCCGATGGCCGGCGAGGGAAGGCCGCTCGCGCTCGTGACCTTCTATCGTTCCTACCTCACCGCCGCGGATACCGGGCCGGTCGACGCCCTGATCGCGGCGCTGCGCGAGCGCGGCTTTGACGCGTACGGCGTGTTCGTCACCTCGCTGAAGGCTCCCGGCGTTGCGGACTGGCTGCGGGCGTATTTCGCGACGAATCCTCCGGCCGCGATCGTCAACGCGACGGCGTTCTCGGCGATGGGCGACGACGGCACGACACCGTTCGATGCGGCATCGTGTCCCGTCTTCCAGGTCGCGCTCTCATCGGCACGGCGCGAGGACTGGGCGGAATCGCTGCGCGGCCTGTCGCCCGGCGATCTCGCGATGCACGTGGTGCTTCCGGAGGTCGACGGCCGCCTGTTCGCGGGCGTGGTGAGCTTCAAATCGGCCGCGGAGCGCGATCCCGATCTGCAATTTTCGCATCTGGCGCACCGGCCCGATGAGGAGCGCGTCAAGGCCGTCGCCGCGCGCGTTGCGGCCCGGCGGCGCCTCGCCGAGACGCCGGCCGCCGGGAAGCGGGTGGCGCTCGTGCTCTCGAACTACCCGGGCCGTCCGCATCAGATCGCGCATGCGGTCGGGCTCGATGCGCTGGCGTCGGTCGAGGCGCTGTTGTCCGATCTGGGGGAGGCCGGCTTCGATGTTGCGCCGGTTCAGGCGCTCGGCGAAACATTGCTGAAGCAGCAACTGACCTGGAGCGTCGCCGATTACCGCGCCGCGCTCTCGCGCCTGCCGCAAGCCTTGCAGGATGATCTCGCGCAGGCCTGGGGCGCGCCGGAGGATGATCCGGGCTGTCGCGACGGTGCATTTCAATTCGCGGCCATCGCAAGTGGCCGGTCGGTCATCGCGGTTCAGCCGGAGCGCGGCGATGCGGCCACGCGCGAAGCCGACTATCACGATCTCGCCCGCACGCCGCGCCATGCCTATGTCGCGTTCTATCTCTGGCTCCGCCGGCAGGCCATCGATGCCGTCGTGCACATGGGCGCCCATGGTACGCTGGAATGGCTGCCCGGAAAATCCGTGGCGCTGTCGTCCGCGTGCTGGCCCGAAGCGCTGATCGGCGATCTCCCTGTCATTTATCCCTTTATCGTCAACGATCCCGGCGAAGCTGCGCAGGCCAAGCGGCGCATCGGTGCCGTCACCATCGGCCACCTGCCGCCGCCGCTCGAACAATCCGCGGTGCCGGAAGGCCTGCGACGGCTCGAACGCCTGCTGGACGAATACTCGACCGCCGATGGCCTCGACCCCGCCCGACGTCAGCGTCTGATCGTCGCGATCCGCGACGAGGCGCGCACGGCGGGCCTCGAAGACGATCTCGGTCTCGATGCAGCGGCGGCACCGGCGGAAGCGATCCCGCGGATCGATCGCTTCGTCTGCGATCTCAAGGAGAGCCAGTTCGGCGACGGGTTGCACGTGTTCGGCCGCGGCGCCTGCGGTGATGCGGAGCGCGATGCGTTGCGTGCCGCGCTCGCGGGGCGGCGCGTTGCGCCGGGGCCGTCGGGCTCGCCGTATCGCGGGCGCCAGGACGTGCTGCCGACCGGACGCAATCTCTTTGCCGTCGATCCCCGCGCGGTGCCGACCCCGTCGGCGCATGCGCAAGGCATTAAGCTCGCGGAAGAGCTGCTGCGTCGCCATTTGCAGGATCACGGCGACTGGCCGAAAGGCCTCGTGGTCGATCTCTGGGGCTCTGCGACGATGCGCACCGCCGGCGAGGAGTTCGCCATGGCGCTGCATCTCGCCGGCCTTGCGCCGCGCTGGGACCACGCCTCCGGCCGGGTCACCGGCTACGACATCATCGCACCGGCCGAGCTCGGGCGCCCCCGCATCGACGTCACGCTGCGCGTGTCGGGCCTGTTCCGCGATGTCTTCTCCGGCCTCGCGCAATTGTTCGAGGCCGCCGCCGAGGCGCTCGCGTTGCGCGAGGATGAGGGCGACGAGAATCCCTATCGCCACCGCGCCTCGCGCGTGTTCGCGCCGCGTCCTGGCCAATACGGCGTCGGCCTCTCGGCGATCCCGGATGCCTTCACGGCCGAGACGCGTGATGCCGCCGGCGAAGCCTGGCTGTCGGCATCGTCCTGGGCGTTCTCAGCGGACGGTGCGATGCAGCCGGATCGGGCCGGCATCGAGACCCGGCTCGCATCCGCCGATGCTTTCGTGCACGTCCAGGATCTGCCGGAGACCGATCTTCTGCTCGCCGCGGATTACGCCGCGCATGAAGCAGGCATCGCTGCCGCCGCAGCGCATCTCGGCGCGGCAGGACCATCGCTCTATCACCTCGATACGGCGCGGCCCGAGCAGCCGCATGCGCGGACGCTGACCGAGGAAATCTCCCGTGTCGTCCGTGCACGCGCGGCCAATCCGGCCTGGATCGCCGGCATGATGCGGCACGGTTTTCGCGGCGCCGCCGAGATCACCGCGACGTTGGAGCACATGGCCGCCTTCGCGCATCTGGCCGGCGCCGTGCCGCCGCATCTGTTCGATCTCTATTATGACGCGACGCTCGGCGACGCTGACGTCCGCGCCTTCATGGCCCGCGAAAATCCGGCGGCGCTCGCCGCGATGGAGACCTGCTTCACGCGCCTGCACGAGGCCTCGCTCTGGCGAACGCGCCGCAATTCGATCGCGGCTGCGCTGAAGGAGGCCTCATGA
- the cobW gene encoding cobalamin biosynthesis protein CobW — translation MNSLAKVPVTVVTGFLGSGKTTLIQHLLANPDGKKLAVLVNEFGSEGVDGEILKSCADANCPEENIVELANGCICCTVADDFIPTMEKLLARPVRPDHILIETSGLALPKPLLKAFDWPEIRSRITVDGVIALADAEAVAAGRFAPDPAAVEAQRAADENLDHETPLSEVFEDQIACADIVLLTKADLAGAAGIEAAKAAITAEMPRRVPMLSVTDGAIDARVILGLGAAAENDLAARPSHHDGEEDHEHDDFASVVIDLPEVSDIDVLVASVQRLSREQNVLRVKGYIAVAGKPMRLLLQAVGERVRHQFDKPWGAALRQSKLVVIGEHGDIDEAAIKAGLGLSGLGI, via the coding sequence ATGAACTCGCTCGCAAAAGTCCCTGTGACGGTGGTCACGGGTTTTCTCGGCTCCGGCAAGACGACGCTGATCCAGCATCTGCTCGCAAACCCCGATGGCAAGAAGCTCGCGGTGCTCGTCAACGAGTTCGGCAGCGAGGGTGTCGATGGCGAGATCCTGAAATCCTGCGCCGATGCGAATTGCCCGGAGGAGAACATCGTCGAGCTCGCCAATGGCTGCATCTGCTGTACCGTTGCGGACGATTTCATTCCGACCATGGAGAAGCTCTTGGCGCGGCCGGTGCGGCCAGATCACATCCTGATCGAGACCTCGGGCCTGGCGTTGCCGAAGCCGCTGCTGAAGGCGTTCGACTGGCCGGAGATCCGCTCGCGGATCACGGTCGACGGCGTGATCGCGCTCGCCGATGCCGAGGCTGTTGCCGCCGGCCGTTTTGCGCCGGACCCGGCGGCCGTGGAAGCGCAGCGCGCGGCGGATGAAAATCTCGACCACGAGACGCCGCTGTCGGAGGTGTTCGAGGACCAGATCGCCTGCGCCGACATCGTGCTGCTGACCAAGGCCGATCTTGCGGGGGCCGCAGGGATCGAAGCCGCCAAGGCCGCCATCACCGCGGAGATGCCGCGCCGGGTGCCGATGCTATCCGTCACCGATGGCGCGATCGATGCGCGCGTCATCCTCGGCCTCGGCGCCGCCGCCGAGAACGATCTCGCCGCGCGGCCCTCGCATCACGACGGCGAGGAGGATCACGAGCACGACGATTTCGCCTCCGTCGTGATCGATCTTCCGGAGGTCAGCGACATCGACGTACTGGTCGCGTCGGTGCAGCGTCTTTCGCGCGAGCAGAACGTGCTGCGCGTCAAGGGCTATATCGCGGTCGCGGGCAAGCCGATGCGCCTGTTGCTGCAAGCGGTCGGCGAGCGCGTGCGCCACCAGTTCGACAAGCCCTGGGGCGCAGCTCTCAGGCAGTCGAAGCTCGTCGTGATCGGCGAGCACGGCGATATCGACGAGGCCGCGATCAAGGCAGGACTTGGTCTTTCAGGACTTGGTATCTGA
- a CDS encoding DUF1636 family protein, whose translation MTVTLHVCITCRAGQTLDEGEATPGKRLHGAILDAGVPEGVNVVPVECLSACSQGCSVALSAPGRWSYVYGRLSEAHASDVVAGAAAYAAAPDGLVPWRSRPEIFRKQSLARIPPIAVVPEAAE comes from the coding sequence ATGACCGTCACACTTCACGTCTGTATTACCTGCCGTGCCGGCCAGACGCTCGACGAGGGTGAGGCGACGCCCGGCAAGCGCCTGCATGGTGCGATCCTCGACGCCGGCGTGCCCGAGGGCGTCAATGTGGTTCCCGTTGAATGCCTGTCGGCATGCAGCCAGGGCTGCTCGGTTGCGCTCAGCGCGCCCGGCCGCTGGTCCTATGTCTATGGCCGTCTGTCGGAGGCCCATGCGAGTGACGTGGTCGCGGGTGCCGCGGCCTATGCCGCCGCGCCCGACGGTCTCGTGCCCTGGCGCAGCCGTCCCGAAATCTTCCGCAAGCAATCGCTTGCCCGCATTCCCCCCATTGCCGTTGTGCCGGAGGCCGCCGAATGA
- the cobO gene encoding cob(I)yrinic acid a,c-diamide adenosyltransferase, with protein MTPEPDTQTAEETDARHAAKMAKIKVARDKIMATKSGEKGLIIVHTGAGKGKSSSAFGMIVRCVAHGFPCAVVQFIKGAWDTGERRLLTGHFGELCQFHAMGEGFTWETQDRARDIAAAQAGWAKAKELISDSNLRMVVLDEINIALRYDYLDIAEVIDFLKTHKPPMTHVVLTGRNAKDELIEIADLVTEMTLVKHPFRSGIKAQAGVEF; from the coding sequence ATGACGCCTGAACCGGATACCCAAACGGCCGAGGAAACCGACGCCCGCCACGCCGCGAAAATGGCGAAAATCAAGGTCGCCCGCGACAAGATCATGGCGACCAAGAGCGGCGAAAAGGGCCTCATCATCGTCCATACCGGCGCCGGCAAGGGCAAGTCCTCATCCGCCTTCGGCATGATCGTCCGCTGTGTCGCCCATGGCTTCCCCTGCGCGGTCGTGCAGTTCATCAAGGGCGCCTGGGACACCGGCGAGCGGCGCCTGCTCACCGGCCATTTCGGCGAGCTCTGCCAGTTCCATGCGATGGGCGAAGGTTTCACCTGGGAGACGCAGGACCGCGCCCGCGACATTGCCGCGGCACAGGCCGGCTGGGCGAAGGCCAAGGAGCTGATATCAGATTCCAATCTTCGCATGGTCGTGCTCGACGAGATCAACATCGCGCTGCGCTACGATTATCTCGACATCGCCGAGGTCATCGACTTCCTGAAAACGCACAAGCCCCCCATGACCCATGTCGTGCTCACCGGGCGCAACGCCAAGGACGAGCTGATCGAGATCGCCGATCTCGTCACCGAGATGACGCTGGTCAAGCACCCCTTCCGCTCCGGCATCAAGGCGCAAGCCGGCGTCGAGTTCTGA
- a CDS encoding cobyric acid synthase has protein sequence MARALMIQGAGSDVGKSLIVAGLARAFTRRGLRVLPFKPQNMSNNAAVTVDGGEIGRAQALQALAAGVEPHTDMNPVLLKPETDVGAQIIVQGKRIATARAREYAAMKPSLMGAVLESFERLKARADLVLVEGAGSPAEVNLRKADIANMGFARKADVPVVLVGDIDRGGVIAQLVGIRTVIDPDDAAMIQGFVINKFRGDPSLFDDGYKLIEQKTAWRGLGVLPWFARAGELPAEDALGLSDARKPGQCKIACLALSRIANFDDLDPLKLEPGVDLVMVRPGDAIPGDISLVIIPGSKSTRGDLAFLRAQGWDIDLLAHHRRGGHVLGLCGGYQMLGRSVTDPGGIEGPAGDTPGLGLLDVETVMSPQKTLTRVAAVHAATDQPIDAYEIHIGRTDGPDRARPFAKLNGEPEGAISRDGRVQGSYLHGLFTSDDFRKAYLAKLDIPAGEEPYHSRVGSALDALADHIEQHLDVDGLLALAR, from the coding sequence ATGGCGCGCGCATTGATGATCCAGGGGGCCGGCTCGGACGTGGGCAAGTCGCTCATCGTCGCCGGCCTCGCGCGCGCCTTCACGCGGCGCGGCCTGCGCGTGCTGCCGTTCAAGCCGCAGAACATGTCGAACAACGCGGCCGTCACTGTCGACGGCGGCGAGATCGGTCGGGCCCAGGCGCTCCAGGCGCTGGCCGCTGGCGTCGAGCCGCACACCGACATGAACCCGGTGCTGCTGAAGCCCGAAACCGATGTCGGCGCACAAATCATCGTCCAGGGAAAGCGCATCGCGACCGCGCGGGCGCGTGAATATGCGGCGATGAAGCCCTCGCTGATGGGCGCGGTGCTGGAGAGTTTCGAGCGGCTGAAGGCGCGCGCCGATCTGGTGCTGGTCGAAGGCGCCGGCAGCCCGGCCGAGGTCAACCTGCGCAAGGCCGACATCGCCAATATGGGCTTTGCGCGCAAGGCCGACGTCCCCGTCGTGCTGGTCGGCGACATCGACCGCGGCGGCGTCATCGCCCAGCTCGTCGGCATCAGGACGGTGATCGACCCCGACGATGCCGCGATGATCCAGGGTTTCGTCATCAACAAGTTCCGCGGCGACCCCTCGCTATTCGACGACGGCTACAAGCTGATCGAGCAAAAGACCGCGTGGCGTGGCCTTGGCGTGCTGCCCTGGTTCGCGCGGGCCGGCGAGCTGCCGGCCGAGGACGCGCTCGGCCTGAGCGACGCGCGCAAGCCGGGCCAGTGCAAGATCGCCTGCCTCGCACTGTCGCGGATCGCCAATTTCGATGATCTCGATCCGCTGAAGCTCGAGCCTGGCGTCGATCTCGTCATGGTGCGGCCGGGCGACGCCATCCCCGGCGATATCAGCCTCGTCATCATCCCCGGCTCAAAGTCCACCCGCGGCGATCTCGCCTTCCTGCGCGCGCAGGGCTGGGACATCGATCTCCTGGCGCATCACCGTCGGGGCGGCCATGTGCTCGGCCTCTGCGGCGGCTATCAGATGCTCGGGCGCAGCGTCACCGACCCCGGCGGCATCGAAGGCCCTGCCGGCGACACGCCGGGTCTCGGACTTCTGGACGTGGAAACGGTGATGAGCCCGCAGAAGACGCTGACGCGCGTCGCAGCCGTGCATGCCGCCACGGACCAGCCGATCGACGCCTACGAAATCCACATCGGCCGCACCGATGGGCCGGATCGCGCGCGCCCGTTTGCGAAACTGAACGGCGAGCCCGAAGGCGCGATCTCGCGCGATGGCCGCGTGCAGGGCAGCTATTTGCACGGCCTTTTCACCTCGGACGATTTCCGAAAGGCGTATCTCGCAAAGCTCGACATTCCGGCAGGCGAGGAGCCTTATCACAGCAGGGTCGGGAGTGCGCTCGACGCCCTCGCCGATCACATCGAACAGCATCTCGACGTCGATGGCCTGCTCGCGTTAGCGCGCTAG
- the cobD gene encoding threonine-phosphate decarboxylase CobD, whose amino-acid sequence MREHGGNLDLAQQRFGGRAEDWIDLSTGINRLPYPVGEVSARAWNALPSRAEIESLHQAAQHAYRTSAPIVAMGGAQAAIQLLPQLAPRGRARILAPTYNEYAGVLSTAGWDVQEVGELDALAGADLAVVVNPNNPDGRRFAPQDLLALLPRVGRLVIDESFADAAPLLSLASEADRPGLLVLRSFGKFYGLAGLRLGFALGHAADIAKLGAASGPWPVSGAAIAIGCRALRDDHWAEATSARLARDCARLDDIVRSLGWRLVGGAPLFRLYETPDALAAQEKLARSQIWSRVFAREPAWLRLGLPGSEAEWTRLAEALAR is encoded by the coding sequence ATGCGCGAGCACGGTGGAAATCTCGATCTGGCCCAGCAGCGTTTTGGCGGGCGCGCGGAGGACTGGATCGATCTGTCGACCGGGATCAACCGGCTGCCTTATCCCGTGGGCGAGGTGAGCGCGCGCGCATGGAACGCGCTGCCGTCGCGCGCCGAGATCGAGAGCCTGCATCAGGCAGCGCAGCACGCCTACCGCACGAGTGCACCGATTGTCGCGATGGGTGGTGCCCAGGCCGCCATTCAATTGCTGCCGCAACTGGCGCCGCGTGGCCGCGCGCGCATCCTCGCGCCGACCTACAACGAGTATGCCGGGGTCTTGTCGACTGCAGGCTGGGATGTCCAGGAGGTCGGCGAGCTCGACGCGCTGGCGGGCGCGGATCTCGCCGTCGTCGTCAATCCCAACAATCCCGATGGCCGGCGTTTTGCGCCACAGGATTTGCTGGCGCTGCTGCCGCGCGTCGGCCGTCTCGTCATCGACGAGAGTTTTGCCGATGCTGCCCCGCTGCTGTCGCTCGCATCCGAGGCGGATCGGCCTGGACTGCTGGTCCTGCGCTCCTTCGGCAAGTTCTATGGTCTTGCCGGCCTGCGACTTGGGTTTGCGCTCGGCCATGCGGCCGATATCGCGAAGCTCGGGGCGGCGTCAGGTCCGTGGCCGGTGTCGGGAGCTGCGATCGCGATCGGGTGCCGCGCCTTGCGTGACGACCACTGGGCCGAGGCCACGTCCGCGCGGCTTGCGCGCGACTGTGCCCGCCTGGACGACATCGTGCGGTCGCTAGGCTGGCGGCTCGTCGGTGGTGCGCCGCTGTTTCGTCTCTACGAGACGCCTGATGCGCTTGCTGCGCAGGAGAAACTGGCGCGTAGCCAGATCTGGTCGCGCGTGTTCGCGAGAGAGCCGGCATGGCTGCGCCTCGGGCTTCCCGGCAGCGAAGCCGAATGGACGCGCCTTGCCGAGGCGCTAGCGCGCTAA
- the cbiB gene encoding adenosylcobinamide-phosphate synthase CbiB, protein MGFAGAMVVAMAVDALLGWPSWLFARIGHPVTWLGRLIGAIDAAWNRASDPPAFRRAAGVAGALLVIAISVAIGWVLQSSLPRGWMQIVLAGVLAWPLVALRSLHDHVAAVANPLRAGDIAAAREAVSRIVGRDPATLDEAGIARAAIESLAENASDGIVAPVFWGALFGLPGILGYKAINTLDSMIGHRNERHEAFGWAAARIDDVANFIPARLTGFLFVLLASRRSEALSCMTRDARRHRSPNAGWPEAAMAGALGVRLSGPRIYHGSVTNEPWLNEGARDPLAADISRGLTIYRRAMLLLAGLLAILAFA, encoded by the coding sequence GTGGGCTTTGCGGGCGCGATGGTGGTGGCGATGGCGGTGGATGCCCTCTTGGGCTGGCCGTCGTGGCTGTTCGCGCGGATCGGCCATCCCGTGACCTGGCTCGGCCGGCTGATCGGTGCCATCGACGCCGCCTGGAATCGCGCGTCCGATCCGCCGGCATTTCGCCGTGCTGCGGGCGTTGCCGGAGCGCTCCTGGTGATCGCGATCTCGGTCGCAATCGGCTGGGTACTTCAGTCCTCGCTCCCCCGGGGATGGATGCAGATCGTACTGGCGGGAGTGCTGGCCTGGCCGCTGGTGGCTTTGCGTTCACTCCACGATCATGTCGCGGCGGTTGCGAATCCCTTGCGGGCCGGCGACATCGCCGCTGCGCGCGAAGCGGTGTCGCGCATCGTCGGACGCGATCCCGCGACCCTCGACGAAGCCGGCATCGCGCGCGCGGCGATCGAGAGCCTCGCCGAGAACGCCTCCGACGGCATCGTGGCGCCGGTGTTCTGGGGCGCGCTGTTCGGACTGCCCGGCATTTTGGGCTACAAGGCGATCAACACGCTGGACTCCATGATCGGCCATCGCAACGAACGCCACGAAGCTTTTGGCTGGGCCGCCGCGCGCATCGACGATGTCGCAAACTTCATTCCGGCGCGCCTGACCGGCTTTCTGTTCGTCCTGCTGGCGTCGCGGCGATCGGAGGCGCTGTCCTGCATGACGCGCGATGCCCGCCGTCACCGCTCGCCCAATGCCGGCTGGCCGGAGGCGGCGATGGCGGGCGCGCTTGGCGTGCGGCTCAGCGGCCCCCGCATCTACCACGGCAGCGTCACCAACGAGCCCTGGCTCAACGAAGGCGCGCGCGATCCGCTTGCCGCGGACATCAGCCGGGGATTGACGATCTACCGCCGCGCCATGCTGCTGCTCGCCGGCCTCCTTGCGATCCTGGCCTTCGCGTGA
- the cobU gene encoding bifunctional adenosylcobinamide kinase/adenosylcobinamide-phosphate guanylyltransferase yields MAVILITGGARSGKSKRAETRVRAFPGQPVYVATAEALDAEMEARIAGHRARRGTDWIEREVPLDLVPALVASDGGGPRLVDCLTLWLSNLMHAGRDWEREVTELANALRRLKSPVVLVTNEVGLGIVPDNALARSYRDAAGIMNQVIAAVSDEVEFVVAGLPMKLK; encoded by the coding sequence ATGGCCGTCATCTTGATCACGGGCGGGGCGCGATCGGGCAAGAGCAAGCGTGCGGAAACGCGCGTCCGCGCGTTCCCCGGACAGCCCGTCTATGTCGCGACGGCCGAGGCGCTCGATGCGGAAATGGAAGCGCGCATCGCCGGCCACCGCGCGCGGCGCGGAACCGATTGGATCGAGCGTGAGGTGCCGCTCGATCTCGTGCCCGCGCTGGTCGCAAGCGATGGCGGTGGCCCGAGGCTGGTGGACTGCCTGACGCTATGGCTCTCCAACCTGATGCATGCCGGGCGCGACTGGGAACGCGAGGTAACAGAGCTCGCCAACGCCCTGCGCCGCTTGAAAAGCCCCGTCGTCCTCGTCACCAACGAAGTCGGCCTCGGCATCGTGCCCGACAACGCGCTGGCGCGCAGCTATCGCGACGCCGCCGGAATCATGAACCAGGTCATCGCGGCGGTTTCCGACGAAGTCGAGTTCGTCGTGGCCGGCCTGCCGATGAAACTGAAATGA
- the cobS gene encoding adenosylcobinamide-GDP ribazoletransferase: MMPRAELFKEVIADLRMAASFVTILPVASSRSAADGAIARATWALPVAGLLVGLAGALVYKVSSRFGLTPNLAALLTLATTALITGALHEDGLADTADGLGGGRTRERKLEIMRDSRIGTYGVCALILSFGLRWSALAAIANPWAVALALCAAHTAARAGVPAFMSLVPPARPDGLSANAGSPPGRSVAIAFAVGTLALALALGPGKALVSLILLSLAGLMLARLAIRQIGGQSGDILGAFEQIGEILILLVAASFRTGG, encoded by the coding sequence ATGATGCCTCGCGCCGAGCTTTTCAAAGAGGTTATCGCCGATCTCAGGATGGCGGCATCGTTCGTGACGATCCTCCCCGTCGCATCATCGAGGTCCGCGGCTGACGGCGCCATCGCGCGCGCAACCTGGGCACTCCCCGTCGCAGGGCTGCTGGTCGGCCTCGCGGGCGCCTTGGTCTACAAGGTCTCCAGCCGGTTCGGACTGACACCGAACCTCGCCGCCCTGCTCACGCTGGCCACGACCGCGCTCATTACCGGCGCGCTGCATGAGGACGGCCTTGCCGATACCGCCGACGGGCTCGGCGGCGGCCGGACGCGCGAGCGCAAGCTCGAGATCATGCGCGACAGCCGGATCGGCACCTATGGCGTCTGCGCGCTGATCCTGTCGTTCGGTCTGCGCTGGAGCGCGCTCGCAGCGATCGCCAATCCTTGGGCCGTCGCGCTCGCGCTGTGCGCCGCGCACACTGCCGCCCGCGCGGGCGTGCCGGCTTTCATGTCGCTGGTCCCGCCGGCGCGGCCTGATGGACTGTCGGCAAACGCGGGCTCGCCGCCGGGCCGCAGCGTCGCCATCGCCTTCGCCGTTGGAACGCTCGCCCTCGCGCTCGCGCTCGGGCCTGGCAAGGCGCTGGTCAGCCTGATCCTGCTGTCCCTCGCCGGCTTGATGCTGGCGCGGCTTGCCATCCGCCAGATCGGCGGGCAGAGCGGCGACATTCTCGGCGCATTCGAGCAGATCGGCGAGATCCTCATTCTGCTGGTGGCGGCATCCTTCCGGACGGGAGGCTGA
- the bluB gene encoding 5,6-dimethylbenzimidazole synthase, producing MVEFDDTFRQHLRELFVWRRDVRRFRADPLPAGAIDRLIETACLSPSVGLSQPWRFVVVDDAARRRAVIDDFRACNADALNAYAGERAARYATLKLSGLEQAPGHLAVFADKASDIGHGLGRATMPETTEYSVVAAITAMWLAARADGIGIGWVSILNPERVHTTLDVPETWKFIAYLCIGYPQVECDQPELEQAKWEHRRGAGEFTLRR from the coding sequence ATGGTCGAGTTCGACGACACCTTCCGCCAGCACTTGCGCGAGCTGTTCGTGTGGCGCCGCGACGTGCGCCGCTTCCGCGCCGATCCGCTGCCGGCCGGCGCCATCGATCGCCTGATCGAGACCGCCTGTCTCTCGCCTTCGGTCGGCCTGAGCCAGCCCTGGCGCTTCGTTGTCGTCGATGATGCCGCACGACGCCGCGCCGTGATCGACGACTTCAGGGCATGCAACGCCGATGCGCTGAATGCCTATGCCGGTGAGCGCGCCGCGCGCTATGCCACGCTGAAACTGTCCGGTCTCGAACAGGCGCCCGGCCACCTCGCCGTGTTCGCGGACAAGGCGAGCGACATCGGCCACGGCCTTGGCCGCGCGACCATGCCGGAGACGACGGAATATTCCGTGGTGGCCGCGATCACCGCGATGTGGCTCGCCGCGCGCGCCGACGGCATCGGCATCGGCTGGGTGTCGATCCTCAATCCGGAGCGCGTTCACACCACTCTCGACGTGCCTGAGACCTGGAAGTTCATCGCCTATCTCTGCATCGGCTATCCGCAAGTCGAATGCGACCAGCCGGAGCTTGAGCAGGCGAAGTGGGAGCACCGTCGCGGCGCGGGGGAATTCACGCTGCGGCGTTGA